Genomic segment of Populus nigra chromosome 14, ddPopNigr1.1, whole genome shotgun sequence:
ttgttttacattttattataaatttttttaaaaataaatttattaaaatgatgtttaaataattattcaattatgtcacaatttttaaataatattagagTTTTTTATGGTAAAATCAACAATTACTTTCCGAGTAATTATACATGAACTTAGTatgcataatttttaaaactttttctcataaatattcaatacaaataaaatatttattttgttattttttgtttaatatttcttaaatttattattcatatatatttttttatattaatgttaaaatatcaattcatgattttttttattgagattttattttaaacttatgatatttgtttttttaaaaaatacttatgataaaaaaaaacatgtttttgttggaaaaaaagaagaagcaaaagcagttttgattaaaaagataCAGTTTTTTCCTCCTTATCTCAAatcattagaattttttttaatatagattaTCACTgactctaatttttatttaataaaacatactacatatagaaaaacaatatgtttttgtgaaaaacaaatacattaataagaaataagaatttagactaaaaaaatacatttttttcctctagaatttaaattattttttatcttatgaatatctattttaatggttatataatcaaataagaaTTTGGAAAAGTGGCCCACAACACGAAGTCAAAtatttacatatgtatttatcttttgctatttacaaaaaatatcaatttttcgCTTTAGTCTATAATTAgtgttaacaattttttattatttattagttcatgtagtttttaatttattttaaactcaAACATCATCTTTCTAGTTCTCGattaaaaaatctcataataGAACTATGTTTAACTTAATGGATTATGATTTTGCTATGGATTGAGCTTGAAGTAGTGCAGTATGTATTATGGCATTTAGGGTTTTTGTATATTGTATGGTTTAAGTGATGTCATTAATGCTTATTGGTGAATACTGGTATTAATTATAGGGGATTAGAAGAAATTTTGCACCTTCCTTTATACACGGGTTTCAGCCATTATAAATAATATGAGGAATAGAATTTTTGAATGAAATTCATTAGAATATCTTGTTAATATGTATTAGTAAAATGTTTAAGAGTATATAAGGATTAATTttctcaaaaattttaaaaaaaatgtcatgacCCTTATTGAAGGAGGTTTCAGCCTACGAAGGGGGGAGATAGAGAAATATTTGGATGTGGTCTGGGGATGAAGTTGTTGTCTTCtgtgtgaaagaaaaaaagaaaaagaaataaaggacTTAAATGATATAATGGGACATCATAGGTAACCAAAGGAAAGTGCTTCTGTAGATAGAATGACGGTGTTGTGTTAAGTTAAGTGTCACATCTGCTATCGCAGcgactttaaaaataatcttaattatagaaaaagaacagatatctaacatcttatttttttagagaaaatgtCTTGTTTTAAGAAGTCGTcacttagtattatggtcactaggaaccctaactgatcaACAGAGATTATATGGTACGAGACTGGTTGAGgctaggaaaggtattagcacccctagcgcaccctatctgaggtaagctgcattgctggtttagtcttaaattgctaaaaattgTTGATTTGTGTTATTATAGTTCACTAGTAATATTCCTGACCCTGGTGtcaatgaatatttaattattgatacTTCTAAATCTAACGCtggtaaaaaataacatatgataTTCTTGACTCTGACGTCAATGAATAAACccatgaaataaatttaaattgatgcatgtgtatatttgtttttttttaaatgatggtTTAAtcgtaatattcctgactctagcgtcaaTGAATATTCGATCTCGAatacttccaactctggcgttggtaaatattccatcacgaataattccaactctggcgttggtaaaaattcatagctaagaaaaaatcagtatatgagtgaataaattgataaaaatatatttttttctaagacatgcaaaatttttatttctacactttctatttttttggggctgggcccagctcagaCCATGTGGGCTGGGCTGGACCTAGCCAGCCTggcccggtcactggcccaagccagtggcCCGGGCTGGGCAAAGCAACACGCGTTAATCAACGCGTGTTGCTACACtgtgcaagtgaattaaaattcacttgcacagtGCAAatggaaattaaacaaaatagtgCAAGAAGAACAGACCTGGTCTACTGCACgtttttctccttctttcttctttgttcTTGTGATTCTGCGAATGGTTGATTCCCGTGCTTCTGGTATTTGATCGATCTTCTGTGCTCCCTCCGGTTTTCGTTTGTTGTTTGCGGCTGCCGAAGTTGTGAAGGAATTTTGCCTTCCCTTTCCTCTGCTTCAACCTGCCCCTGTCTTCCCCTGAGTTTTTCGTCTGGTTTCCTCCTCTGTTTTTCGTTGTTCTCCGCCTGTTTTccactttctttcctttttctgtgtttttctcTGTTTGGTTCGTGCTctgcttttctgtttttttttttttctctggttcTCCTTCCTTTCCTTCTGTATAGTCTCCTGCCTCTTTCCTTGGCTCTCTTTTTTTCGTGTTTTCCCCCCTGTTCGTTCTCCCTGTTTCGTTCTCTgcctctccctctttttttttttggttcccCCTCTTCCCCGGTTCAACTCTTCTTTTTATAGAGCTCGAGAGCTTCAAAACCAGTCCTGTCTTTGCAGGACTGTTATTCAAATCACGAACGGGATCGTGGGCAGGAGACGTGGTCTACGATTTGCTGCAGATTTCCTGTTGAATCGACTTTCTCCTTGCGAAACGAAAGGGATGATGAACAGTGCTTCCAAACGGCGCCGTTTGTGTCCTTGGGAATGGCTATTTTTCACTTTGGCCCTAAACGTTTTAAACTCAACAATTGGGATCTTAATcagtaataattaatttctaattgtGCCCTTggattaaattcaatttgaatcCCTGAGTTATAGCGCCATTTACACAACAATCTTGGGTTTTTGGACTATTCAATTTGGTTCTTGAACTTTAAtgcaattttttcttgaatcagCTCCAAACTTTGGTATTTCTTCCATTAAATCCTTGAttcctttaattaattaaataaaagtttaattaagttctcAAACtcattaattcttcaattaaactcttgatttcattaattaaaataatcaaaattttaattaaattttcaaacttattaatttttcaatttctgatcaattgactctcaaatttaataatttcatcctcaaactttaaattttgtGCTGTCTTAACCTcattctcaaatatatttttatccattcatttttatcatttcacacAAAAATAGAAGGAGTCACAATCCCCATTTTTCCGGTGCCAGGCCACCAACTAGAAGGTGAGGACAGGGCTCATCAATATtcattatgatattaatatgatttttttaaaaaaaaaggtttatccatttttttattatataaatcaaGCTTCTTAAACCattctttaaacttttttttttgactatCGAAACCCTAAAAAGACTTTAAAATGTATCAACAAAAGCCAATAATgaaaatctgaaaaataatatgaatatgaatatataagaaaaatatgattaaCCTATATTTTAGGAATTATATGATATTTCAgtgcttataatttttttatttcattacatTTTCAATCCTATTTGAACTATGAAACTCTAAAAggaatttaaaatatatcaacaaaatccaataattaaaatctagaaaataatataaatatgaatatattttagtgtttatattaaaattttagcaATGGATCTATTCTCAATCCTAAAAAACCACTTCTTGTGAATAAAACGCAAACTCTCTAGTCTTTATCTAATTTAAAGCCTCATGCGGTGATATTTGAGAGTCATTGGCTACAAGTAATTCTTCCCATAAATAAATCGGTTTGACATAGTTTTGAAGGGGattttttcaaagttaaatTAGGTTTTGATTAATCCaaccaagttaatttttttaaaaaccttgaTCAAAATAGGAGCCATGTCATATCTGAATTGATCCACCCGTTAggataagtttaataattataatatgaagagttagaaaaaaaatcaaaacaacatttaaagCTATTAAATCCAATCAAGAGTCGACTTGGGGCTTGGACCGAGAAGATTAAATCCAATCAAGACAACATTTAggagttattaaatccaatcaagataatatttagGGTTTGGACTGGAAAAATTAACCCAGGttaatctgttttttaaattaaagcatCAAAATAACGTcagtttaactaaaaaaagtTCAACGAGTTTTTtaccaaataaaacaaaatcaattatactcaagtttttttttattgaatcaaattaagttaattttttttttatttttcaatctaaacctgtttagattttatattgacCGGTCAATCTAGGTTTTATAACCATTACATCATCatgttattgttaatgttgtgtTTTATCTGTTGTTGATTTATGTGATTAAAGTGGTTAATGGTGGTTAGCAAAGGTTTTCCACCTGGCAaggtaaatgaatttattaacaTTATCCATAAGAGAGAGTGTATCTGTCAATGATGAGTCATACATAGCCAATTCCATccatcataaataaaaacacctAATCCAGCAAAACCTGGACAGCTGGATTCCCTTTTCTCGCACGTGTCACCCCCTTAAAACCCTAACCTCACTCGCCCTTCACGCTTCTCTCCTATTGGTCACCGCCCCCCAACCACATCACCCGGTAAATGATACGTTTTGGTCCCTCAACTCTTTATCATGCACTACTCCGGCTCTCTTACTAAAGTTAGCTACAGTAATACATCATATACCTTAGATTTTACTGCCcttcatagaaaataataaacaattgaCAAAAATATCAGTAATTATAGAAATAGAAATCTAAAAAGGAATGATGTCTCTAACTCTTAAAACTTAGGGCGTGTTTGCTTTTTTAGGtagtttttataattgtgatttgaaaaaaataaaatttaaaaaaatatttttagttgtaatTAGTTAGATTTAAATATATgcttggtaaaaattattattgaagtctatatataataaaaaatatgtgtaaaatatttgaataattttttttggctttcttataaagaatatttacaaaactcagttaaaaaaacataaaaactacaacatctatattttgaatttaatttttagtgggTCCCATGATATAAAactaagttatttaaaaaaccaaatatattatTGAGTTTAATTCATCCCTGACATAAAAGCTATTGAAACCAACAGTCTTGTAATTTAGCTATTTTATATCACACAGAAGCGAGATAAGAAATTACAATTTAGAGAAGATTTATCATGTAAGTTGAGCCGTGTTTTGTCTTTTTGGACCAAAATTTAAGTCAAAGAAGTAGAAATTAGAGGAATGGTTTGGGATAAAAGACAGTTAAGGATcaaatcaaaaactaaaatatagttGAGGGATCAAAGGTAACATTAAACCCCACATCATCACCCGAATTTCTATCGCCGTTGTTTATTTTAAGACAGAAAAATCCTAGAAACTTACATGTAAAGATTCTAGCATCAAACCTCTGCACCTGTTTTTGGGAGAGACACAAGACAAGTGAAACTGGGAAACAACAGCCCGGGAGGGTCTTTGCATATTCTTCTATTTGTCTCTGTCTGtttaaatctctctctctctctctctctcagccgTTGATcttgaaaacaaagaagaagaaagtaaaaAGGGAAGTTCTTTTTACTAGAACAGAGGCTTTTGTTATCCAACTTGGACTTCCACCTCACTCTTTTTCCTCCCTCTCTTCAAGCCACGAAACCAGgtgcctctctctctccctctacaAATTTCACTACTCCCATGCGCGTGTACTAGCTTCTATTTTGTGTTGTTTAATTCATCATGTTTATGGGATCTACATATAGTTCTGTTTTATGAGATGTATTAGTGgggcatggtttttttttctgttcatgATAAAGTTTTGttctttgaatttgttttgtgcAGTTTGGTTATGTTTTCATGAATTgggtctctctcttttttatcagttttaaGGTTGCTATGATTAGAAACTAGTTAGTTCTGTTATGCTTTCTTTTATTGTACTTATTTAAGCTTTCTTGTAGTTTGTGCTTTGAGTATTTATGCTTTGAGTTTGAAATTTTAGGCCATGCGTGTAGATAAGTGTATATTCTAGTCATGTAGTTTGGGATGCTTGCTTTTAGTCTATTTAATGAAACTTATCTCTGGTAGCTTTATTTTACTTAAATCAGAGAGTAAGATCTAATACTAACTAGGTTTGACAGAAAGAGAGAATACTGGAAGCTGTCGACAAAGGGCTGAAATGGATTTATGGATTTTGTTTGAGTATATTTAGGGGGCAGATGCCAGCTTTGGATTTTAGTCTTGTCAAGATAACAGTTGGGTCATATGAAAGAGCGGGGATCATTCTAAATAGAACAGTGCTATTTTCTCCTAATAAGCCATCATAAAAGAATcacctacaaaaaaaaatgacacatgaaaatataaattataaatcaccGGCTATTTGTTCATGTGTTTGTAGGAGGTTCTACTAGCAGAactattaattttcttttagatATGTAGTGAGAGCACCATGATCTACAATGCTGAGGAGGAGGATGTTCTTGAGAACACTGATGATTTGTGCAGATTTTAGCATATAATTAAAAGGCTACAAATCAAATTGGACTATTTGCagctgggggggggggggaggggggggttTCCAATTCAAGCTAAGAATAAGCAACTCCATTTTGGTGCTTGGTGCATTCTTGAAATTCATGAAAGTTCAAATATTTCCCTGACTCCTTCAAATATCATTTAGTGTGTCATTTTTTCAGCTTTGGGAGAGCCTCTAATCTCCAGATTTGAGATGGATCTATTCTCAATCTTGTAAATTGCAGATTGAGAGCATGCAAGCTCCCGCTCCCAACTGGCATGGTATAGGAAGCAACCTTTATCTCCTGTCATAGAGTATTGCAATTCAGAAAAAATATTGACGTGGAGATTATTGTAGTGCAATTTCCTTGGGAAGGTTTGATTGCATTTTGGGTTAGTTTGATTGATATTGGAATGACTGATGGCCATTTGATAAGCAAATATGGCATCTGCATTGATGTTTGTGAAGCTTAGAATAGCAGGGACACACCTGCAATTTTTAAGTGAATGATTGTTGTTTTTGGACACTTCAAGTGCTTTATTTTTGCTTAAGAAGTGCTTGCTAATATATTGGGAAAATGGGCATAATATAAACTTGTATTTCCAGTAATGATGTTTCGTTTGCCTGCGGCTGAATCTTTAAATGATTCTCCACTGTTGTTTTCAATATCTTTTTCAAAGTATTGGATTTAAGCAAAGTGATTTGCAGATAGATGGATGGAGAGataaatcatagttattaatttaaattgataactTATTGTCCACAAGGAGGGTAAAAATATTCACAGCCAATAGGGATGGAGCAGGGttacttttaaaagtatattgTAGGTCAGCCCTGGTCAAGATTGTTAGGAAATTTATGAGATAACTATGAGGCTGTATTATTTTATACTAGGTGGTGAAGGTCATTTACAAATGTTGACATGGATTAGATGGTCAGTACAGTGACAAAGAGACATAATTGATCTGAAAGGGAACTTCGCCTACAAAGACTTGTGACCATGGCCATATCTATGTGGTTGGGATTTATGACTCTGTTGAGTTGTTTTGtaattcaatttattaaagttttctttgtaatcatagatttttttattttcaccaaaATGTCACAGGAAACGCATTATATGTGGGGAAGCCATTGATAGCATGATCTTTTAATTGCATGGCTaaccctgattttttttaaaaaaaaaatttatcccaaGAGAGGTAGCAAGCTAGTACCAAGCATTTTAGCTATGGACCCTTGGCTATTTCCAAGTCATTAGGGactattgctatatattttgcttGTGATGTGAGAACCTGATGACCATCTCCGTGTGGAAGATTTTGTACACATCGGTTCAGTGAATTGGTGGCTTTGGCTGTACGCTTTCTGTTAATGTTCAGCTCTAAGATCATTGCTTCCATGTATGACAATGACAGTTAATTTCACAATAATTGCATATAATTCCTGATATGGGTTGTAATCTGGTATGATATTGGCAGGTGCTTTGTAGATATTGTTCAGGATACGGTAgatctaaatataaattgttGAAGTTGGTCGTATTTACTGAATTTGATCTATGGGGACAGGGGAAGAAAGCACTCCTGTTAAGCCTTCCAAGCCCACATCTTCAAATCAGGTTCCCTTTCTTTCTTGCatggacacacacacacacacacacacacacaattgtACAAACACACAGGCACAAAGATTCACATGCCGGCAAGCGTACTAACCCCTCTTCATTGTGTATACAGGAAATACCCACAACACCTTCGTATCCTGATTGGTCAAGTTCTATGCAGGTTTATGTTTATAAAATTCATATTGATATAAATATCTGCAGAAATAACATTAAATGCTCATAACTCGGCTCCTGTTTTAGGCTTATTATGGTGCCGGAGCTACCCCGCCTCCCTTTTATGCCTCAACCGTAGCCTCACCGGCCTCTCATCCCTATCTATGGGGAAGCCAGGTGGATATCTCCTATTGTTTGAGAAAAGCATGTCAGTTACCCTTATCTGACGGAGAAgccacttaattttttttattttctgttgacAATTTTCAGCATCCTTTAATCCCACCTTACGGAACTCCAGTTCCATACCCAGCTTTATATCCTGCAGGAGGAGTGTATGCTCATCCGAACATGGCCCCGGTAATATTGAGTGTTTCTTATAcaagatttattttcttttgtgtgtgtgtatgtgtgtgtgtgtgtgtgtgtgtggtgaaTTCCCTTCTAGAACCGTAGCCAAATATTACTATTTCCCACTCTTAGGATTCTATAATTCCTGCCTGTTATTTGGTCATCTGATATTTCTTATTCATCATCTCTCTTGCAGACACCAAATTCAGCCCAGGCAAATATAGAGATGGAAGGAAAGGTCCCCAATGGAAAGGACCGTGCTTCAGCTAAAAAAACCAAGGGAACTTCTGGAGGCAAAGCAGGGGAGAGCGGAAAGGCAGCTTCTGGTTCTGGAAATGATGGTGCCTCCCAAAGGTTAATTAAGCTCAAGTTTATTGGTGATTATTCCCTTTGAAATGCTTATACATTCATTTCTTGTGATATTGACCTTTATGCTAACTGAACAGTGCTGAAAGTGGTAGTGATGGCTCATCTGATGCCAGTGACGAGAATACTAACCAGCAGGTATTTTTCTGTGC
This window contains:
- the LOC133672565 gene encoding protein PXR1-like; this translates as MGISQGKRQETIQKERKENQRKKKKQKSRARTKQRKTQKKERKGRQGQVEAEEREGKIPSQLRQPQTTNENRREHRRSIKYQKHGNQPFAESQEQRRKKEKNVQ